In Flavobacterium hankyongi, the genomic window GAAGAAATTTTGACGCCTTTCTTAAAAAAGACAAAAATGAAGAAGCAAGCAATGAAAAACGCAATTATGCAAAACTTGCTAACAGAATACTAAATAAACTACTAAATCTTGTTCCTGCTCAAATGAGCTTGACAAACTTATCGCTTCGTATTAACGATATGAATCGAAAAGTGTATTTTGACATGAATGATTTAAAATTAAACAACAATCAACTAGACACTCAAATTAAAGTTACCACAAATACCTTTACACAAAACTGGAACATTAATGGTTATGCAAATCCTCGAGATAAAAAAGCAGATTTACTTTTTGCATCAGCAGACACATCAAAGATTCAAGTGCCATATATTGATGAGAAATTTGGGTTAAAATCAAGTTTTGATAAAATTAGACTAAAACTTGATAATTTAGACATGACTTTTGGTAAGTTACATATCGACGGCGTTGCTTCTATTGAAAACTTTACCATCAATCATCCTAAAATTGCCAAGAAAGATGTTGTCATTAAAAACGCTCAATTTGATTACAGGTTTTTATTAGGCAGTGATTTCATCTCTATTGACAGCACCTCATCGGCACAATTAAATAAAATAAAAGTAAAACCTTATTTAGAATATAATACTGAGGAAGACACGATTTACAAGTTGAAATTGAATATCAACAAAATGAAAGCACAGGATTTCATTACATCACTTCCTGATGGTTTATTCTCTCATTTTGTTGGAATGGAAGCTGAGGGTGAATTTGATTACAATCTGAATTTTCAATTCAATAAAAACAAACCACACAAACTTATTTTTGACAGTAAATTCAACAAACACAACATACGAATTATAAAATATGGTGAAGCAAATCTGGAAAAACTAAATACTGAATTTACATATAGAGCAATCGAAAATGGTGTACCGCAAAGACCAATTTTTGTAGGTAGTTCTAATCCAAATTTCACACCTTTAGAATTAATTTCACCTTATTTAATGCATGCAGTATTAACGAATGAAGACCCTTCTTTTATGAGACATCGCGGGTTTATTTCTGAGGCATTCAAACAATCTATTGCGAAAAATATCCGAACAAAGAAATTCTCTCGTGGAGCCAGCACTATCAGTATGCAATTGGTAAAAAATGTTTTCCTAACGCGTGAAAAAACCTTATCTCGAAAATTAGAAGAAATCCTTTTGGTTTACATATTAGAAAACAACCGAATTGCATCTAAAGAACGTATGTTGGAAGTGTATTTTAATGTAATTGAATGGGGACCAAACGTCTATGGTATTGGTGAAGCTGCAGAATATTATTTCCAGAAAAAACCTATTGATTTATCGCTTAACGAATGTTTGTTTTTAGCTTCAATTGTTCCTAAACCTAAAAAGTTTATGTATCAATTTAACGACGAAGGTTATCAAAAACCGTATGCAGAAAAAAATCAGAAGTTTATTAAAAATCTAATGCTTCGTAGAGCCTTGATTACAAGTGACGATACAATCGGGCAATCTATTCCCATTTATATTTCGGGAAGAGCACGTTCTTTCCTTCGTTTAAAGGCTGTAAAAGACACAATTGCAATAGACTCGACAGCTTCGGTAAGTGATTTTGATTTTTAAATCATTTAAGTCTCTTTCCAACCTTTCATAACAAATTGTCCTCTTTAGAGTATAAAACAATTTGTCATGAAAAAAATATTTCTTCTTGCTTTGTTTATAGTATCAACTATAACATTTGCACAAAAACCAATCTTTACTCAAGCTAAAGTAAAGTCTGCTACTGTATATTTTAATGCTGCCGAAATCACGCAAAATACTTCTATTATTTTACCTAATGGAACCAGTGAAATAGTGATTAAAAATGTTGCCAATCATCTAAATGAAAATTCTATTCAAATAGGAGTTCCACCTAATATAACTATTCTTTCAGTTCAGTTTACCAATGATTATATTTCAGAATATGCTATTGATGAAAATTCCCCAACAATTAAAAAAGTAAAGGATAGTATTCATTTATTACAAAAAGAAATTAATCGAATAACAAACACAAAAATATCTGAACAAAAAACCATAGAACTATTAGATAAAAACCAACAAGTTTTTGGTCAAAATTCTGGTTTAAGCGTATTGGAATTAACTAAAATGGTTGACTATTAC contains:
- a CDS encoding transglycosylase domain-containing protein, whose protein sequence is MRTKKQWFFLILKIVFILIILLIGSVYFFRDTLLQQALDKTKNKFNTEYDSDFTVGTAKFLGTTGVELNNITLIPHHADTLLSVQKIRTEVSLLQLLTGDVQLTNLEMQNGFIQLVKNENGRNFDAFLKKDKNEEASNEKRNYAKLANRILNKLLNLVPAQMSLTNLSLRINDMNRKVYFDMNDLKLNNNQLDTQIKVTTNTFTQNWNINGYANPRDKKADLLFASADTSKIQVPYIDEKFGLKSSFDKIRLKLDNLDMTFGKLHIDGVASIENFTINHPKIAKKDVVIKNAQFDYRFLLGSDFISIDSTSSAQLNKIKVKPYLEYNTEEDTIYKLKLNINKMKAQDFITSLPDGLFSHFVGMEAEGEFDYNLNFQFNKNKPHKLIFDSKFNKHNIRIIKYGEANLEKLNTEFTYRAIENGVPQRPIFVGSSNPNFTPLELISPYLMHAVLTNEDPSFMRHRGFISEAFKQSIAKNIRTKKFSRGASTISMQLVKNVFLTREKTLSRKLEEILLVYILENNRIASKERMLEVYFNVIEWGPNVYGIGEAAEYYFQKKPIDLSLNECLFLASIVPKPKKFMYQFNDEGYQKPYAEKNQKFIKNLMLRRALITSDDTIGQSIPIYISGRARSFLRLKAVKDTIAIDSTASVSDFDF